The Arachis hypogaea cultivar Tifrunner chromosome 16, arahy.Tifrunner.gnm2.J5K5, whole genome shotgun sequence genome contains a region encoding:
- the LOC112758735 gene encoding small ribosomal subunit protein uS19y isoform X3, whose product MFSFRGVDLDALLDMSTDEVVKLFTIRARRRFQRGLTHKPMALIKKLRKAIPCYFHSKYKSKIFSTYTDIDRKFVL is encoded by the exons ATGTTCAGTTTCAGAGGCGTGGATCTCGATGCACTCTTGGACATGTCCACCGATGAAGTCGTTAAGCTCTTCACTATTCGTGCTCGCAGAAG GTTTCAGCGCGGTTTGACTCACAAGCCTATGGCACTCATCAAGAAGCTGCGTAAGGCG ATTCCTTGCTATTTTCATTCCAAGTACAAGTCAAAGATATTTAGCACCTATACTGATATTG ATAGAAAGTTTGTTTTGTGA